The following are from one region of the Phormidium sp. PBR-2020 genome:
- the crtB gene encoding cyanoexosortase B, protein MTLQTQLKANFQRHSLEIIMLVLLAVLYIPLMVHWYDGWINKTISLEHEYYSHGVIGLPFAAYIVWEKRHKWQELSNRFNPLGAVLLGLAAVFYLSGVPDLVSLSFPILLSGLCFGLKGVPGMKLLFIPWLLVLLATPTDIPYLIAPFSYPLQSFIAGTAGFILTQWGFDVTVQEIFIYVGGRIVEVAPHCAGFKMLFTTLYVALMLLYWTGALKFRKTVVAFLFSGVLISVITNIFRNTFLTLFHGQGQDELFDWLHEGWGGDMVSALMLLALVPTLIGLEKLRDALSGTGTIESV, encoded by the coding sequence ATGACTCTACAAACTCAACTTAAAGCGAACTTCCAGCGACATTCCCTAGAAATTATCATGCTGGTCTTGCTAGCAGTTCTCTACATCCCACTGATGGTTCATTGGTATGATGGCTGGATCAATAAAACCATTAGCCTAGAACATGAATACTACAGTCATGGAGTGATTGGCTTGCCATTTGCCGCCTATATTGTTTGGGAAAAGCGTCATAAATGGCAAGAACTTTCCAATCGGTTTAATCCCCTGGGTGCCGTCCTTCTCGGACTAGCGGCGGTCTTTTACCTCAGTGGAGTTCCTGACCTAGTTAGCCTTTCGTTCCCGATTCTCTTATCCGGGCTATGTTTTGGTCTCAAAGGAGTCCCGGGGATGAAACTCTTGTTTATTCCCTGGCTGTTGGTTCTCTTAGCCACTCCTACTGATATTCCCTATTTGATTGCCCCCTTTTCCTATCCCCTGCAAAGCTTTATCGCCGGAACCGCTGGCTTTATTCTCACTCAATGGGGATTTGATGTGACGGTGCAAGAAATCTTTATTTATGTCGGCGGTCGTATTGTGGAAGTTGCCCCCCACTGTGCCGGCTTTAAAATGCTCTTCACCACCCTTTATGTGGCTCTAATGCTGCTCTATTGGACAGGGGCCCTGAAGTTCAGAAAGACGGTGGTAGCCTTTTTGTTCTCGGGAGTTCTCATCAGCGTTATTACGAATATCTTCCGTAACACCTTTCTCACCCTCTTTCATGGTCAGGGACAAGATGAACTGTTTGACTGGCTGCACGAAGGCTGGGGCGGGGATATGGTGTCCGCCTTGATGTTATTGGCCCTGGTCCCCACTCTGATTGGCTTAGAAAAACTGCGGGATGCCCTCTCGGGAACCGGAACCATTGAATCAGTGTAG
- a CDS encoding segregation/condensation protein A, whose protein sequence is MTPSLAQDAIELLLDLAERGEIDPWDVQVIDVIDRHLSHLAPSLSPGGIPYEADLSRSGQAFLYASMLLLLKADTLVRAPLEEDPEVLDEDVWLGEGDSQQLSLPFRLETQLQRRAVAPPLRKRPVSLGEMIAQLETIAEQFQDDPLEGRSRRRRKTPKRQTAEEIGQLAHEENLTETAAEIEAFLLADWDRMTEGETWVSFDRLLERWNPASEQQHSLAERQVAVFWALLLLASQSKVELFQAQFYRDIQIKLTSP, encoded by the coding sequence GTGACCCCTTCCCTTGCCCAAGATGCCATTGAACTGCTCCTGGATCTCGCCGAACGCGGTGAAATTGATCCCTGGGATGTGCAGGTGATTGATGTCATTGACCGTCACCTGAGTCACCTTGCCCCCAGTCTCTCCCCAGGAGGGATTCCCTATGAAGCGGATTTGTCCCGTTCAGGACAAGCCTTCCTCTACGCATCCATGTTATTACTCCTCAAAGCCGATACCCTCGTTCGCGCCCCCCTAGAGGAAGACCCCGAGGTCTTAGATGAAGACGTATGGCTCGGAGAGGGGGACTCTCAACAGTTATCTCTCCCTTTCCGCCTAGAAACCCAACTACAACGGCGGGCCGTAGCTCCCCCCTTACGCAAGCGTCCCGTGAGTTTGGGGGAAATGATCGCCCAACTCGAAACCATCGCCGAGCAATTCCAAGATGACCCCTTAGAAGGGCGATCGCGCCGTCGCCGCAAAACCCCCAAACGACAGACGGCCGAGGAAATTGGCCAACTGGCCCATGAGGAAAACCTAACCGAAACCGCCGCCGAGATTGAAGCCTTCCTGCTAGCGGACTGGGATAGGATGACCGAGGGAGAGACTTGGGTCAGTTTTGACCGTCTCCTAGAGCGTTGGAATCCCGCCTCAGAGCAGCAACATAGCCTCGCCGAACGTCAAGTGGCGGTGTTTTGGGCATTGCTACTTCTAGCATCTCAGTCTAAAGTGGAACTTTTCCAAGCTCAGTTCTATCGAGATATTCAAATCAAATTAACATCCCCGTAG
- a CDS encoding precorrin-8X methylmutase: MMDYIREGQEIYKQSFATIRAEAALETLPADLAQVAVRLIHACGMTDIVADLRASEGAVQAGREALAQGAPILCDSQMVAHGVTRARLPANNAVICTLREAQVPDLAEQIGNTRSAAALELWKPHLSGSVVVIGNAPTALFYLLELLQMGVEKPALILGFPVGFVGAAESKAELARGEFGVPFITLQGRRGGSAIAAAAVNALAKENEL; the protein is encoded by the coding sequence ATGATGGATTATATCCGGGAAGGGCAAGAAATCTATAAACAATCCTTTGCCACAATTCGCGCTGAGGCGGCGTTAGAGACGTTGCCCGCTGATTTGGCTCAGGTTGCCGTTCGCTTGATTCACGCCTGCGGAATGACCGATATTGTGGCGGATTTGAGGGCATCTGAGGGGGCGGTTCAGGCGGGACGAGAGGCATTAGCTCAGGGAGCGCCCATTTTATGCGATTCTCAGATGGTAGCTCATGGGGTAACTCGGGCCCGGCTCCCGGCTAATAATGCGGTGATTTGTACATTGCGAGAGGCCCAAGTTCCTGATTTGGCAGAACAGATTGGCAACACGCGATCGGCGGCAGCGTTAGAGTTGTGGAAACCCCATTTGTCGGGGTCGGTGGTGGTGATTGGCAATGCGCCAACGGCGTTGTTTTATTTGTTGGAATTGTTGCAGATGGGGGTTGAGAAACCGGCATTGATTTTAGGATTTCCCGTGGGATTTGTCGGGGCGGCTGAGTCGAAGGCAGAACTGGCCCGGGGAGAGTTTGGGGTTCCGTTTATTACGTTACAAGGACGACGGGGTGGCAGTGCGATCGCCGCCGCTGCTGTGAACGCATTAGCTAAGGAGAATGAATTATGA
- a CDS encoding NDP-sugar synthase — MKAMILAAGKGTRVRPITYTIPKPMIPILQKPVMEFLVDLLRQNGFDQIMVNVSHLANEIENYFRDGQRFGVQIGYSFEGKITADGELVGKALGSAGGMKRIQDFYPFFDDTFVVLCGDALIDLDISEAVAWHRKKGAIATVILKPVPKEEVSSYGVVVTDDDGRIKAFQEKPGVDEALSNNINTGIYIFEPEVFDYIPSATEFDIGGDLFPKLVEMGAPFYGLSMDFQWVDIGRVPDYWQAIRTVLRGEVRNVDIPGREVAPGIYTGLNVVVNWDKVDIKGPVYIGSMTRIEDGVKIIGPTAIGSSCRIGANATVDNTVIFDYSRLGRGIRLVDKLVFGRYCVDRLGNTIDVQAAALDWLITDARQDPPSRVPREHQAIAELLGGDGNALISNDDD, encoded by the coding sequence ATGAAAGCGATGATTCTAGCGGCGGGAAAAGGTACCCGCGTGCGCCCGATTACCTACACCATTCCCAAACCCATGATCCCCATCCTGCAAAAGCCAGTGATGGAATTTCTTGTGGATCTGCTGCGTCAGAATGGCTTTGACCAGATTATGGTGAACGTCAGCCACCTGGCCAACGAAATCGAGAACTATTTTCGGGATGGACAGCGCTTCGGCGTCCAAATTGGCTATTCCTTTGAGGGCAAAATTACCGCTGATGGGGAACTAGTGGGTAAGGCCCTCGGTTCCGCTGGGGGGATGAAACGGATTCAAGATTTTTATCCCTTCTTCGATGATACGTTTGTCGTCCTCTGTGGGGATGCCCTAATTGACCTCGATATCAGTGAGGCCGTGGCCTGGCACCGTAAGAAAGGGGCCATAGCTACGGTGATTCTCAAACCGGTTCCCAAGGAGGAAGTCTCCAGTTATGGGGTTGTCGTTACCGACGACGATGGCAGGATTAAGGCCTTCCAGGAAAAACCTGGGGTGGATGAAGCCTTAAGCAATAATATCAACACCGGGATTTATATCTTTGAGCCAGAGGTCTTTGACTATATCCCCTCGGCTACAGAATTTGATATTGGTGGCGATTTATTCCCTAAACTTGTGGAAATGGGTGCGCCCTTTTATGGGTTAAGCATGGATTTCCAATGGGTGGATATTGGACGTGTCCCCGATTACTGGCAAGCTATTCGTACCGTTCTCCGGGGCGAAGTTCGCAATGTGGATATTCCGGGGCGAGAAGTGGCTCCCGGAATCTATACGGGTTTGAATGTGGTTGTCAACTGGGACAAGGTTGATATCAAGGGCCCTGTCTACATTGGCTCGATGACTCGTATTGAGGATGGGGTCAAAATTATCGGCCCCACGGCCATCGGCTCAAGTTGCCGGATTGGCGCGAATGCCACGGTGGATAATACGGTGATCTTTGACTACTCCCGGCTAGGACGAGGTATCCGCCTCGTGGATAAATTGGTCTTTGGACGCTACTGCGTCGATCGCCTGGGCAACACCATCGATGTCCAAGCCGCCGCCCTCGATTGGCTGATTACTGATGCGCGCCAAGATCCCCCTTCCCGTGTTCCGAGAGAACATCAGGCGATCGCCGAATTGCTAGGAGGCGATGGCAATGCCCTAATTTCCAATGATGATGATTAA
- the cbiE gene encoding precorrin-6y C5,15-methyltransferase (decarboxylating) subunit CbiE, which produces MTGQQKWLSVIGIGEEGQAGLSAAARSLLEQAQILVGGRRHLGFLDESDRRERLLWGAPLQTTIDAILQRRGQRVCVLATGDPMWYGIGATLARQVPLAEMTILPAPSAFSLACSRLGWSLTEVDTLSLCGRPPALLLGYLYPGVRLLLLSGDRRTPAIVAQLLTENGFGESQMTVLERMGSPEERQIRGMAATWNDEDLADLNTIAIDCFGENQQHRCVPGFPDEAYFHDGQLTKREIRSVTLSSLAPQPGQRLWDVGAGCGSISIEWLRSDRRCRAIAIEPHPQRLQYLADNAASLGVPHLEIIAGQAPEALSNLPQPHCIFIGGGLTTPDMLETCWQALPQGGRLVVNAVTVESEQKLFQAQQTWGGALTRIAIQRAQPLGRFLSWKAMAPVTQWSVIKA; this is translated from the coding sequence ATGACAGGCCAGCAGAAATGGTTATCGGTGATTGGCATTGGGGAGGAGGGCCAAGCTGGACTTAGTGCAGCAGCGCGATCGCTCTTGGAACAGGCCCAAATTCTCGTAGGCGGCCGGCGACATTTAGGCTTTTTAGACGAGAGCGATCGCCGAGAGCGGCTCCTTTGGGGCGCACCGCTACAAACCACCATTGACGCCATCCTCCAGCGTCGCGGCCAACGAGTCTGTGTGTTAGCCACAGGTGATCCCATGTGGTACGGCATTGGGGCCACCCTAGCCCGTCAGGTTCCCCTAGCAGAGATGACCATTCTTCCGGCTCCTTCCGCCTTTAGTCTCGCCTGTAGCCGCCTGGGTTGGTCCCTCACAGAGGTGGATACCCTCAGCCTCTGTGGACGACCTCCCGCTTTGTTGCTCGGTTATCTTTATCCGGGGGTGCGGCTGCTGCTGTTAAGTGGCGATCGCCGTACCCCCGCGATCGTGGCGCAACTTCTGACTGAGAACGGATTTGGGGAAAGTCAGATGACCGTCTTAGAACGGATGGGGTCGCCAGAAGAACGGCAGATTCGGGGAATGGCCGCCACCTGGAACGATGAGGACTTAGCGGACTTAAACACCATCGCCATTGACTGTTTTGGGGAGAATCAGCAACACCGTTGCGTTCCCGGATTTCCCGATGAAGCCTATTTCCATGATGGCCAACTCACCAAACGAGAAATCCGTTCCGTCACCCTCTCCAGTCTTGCTCCCCAACCGGGACAACGGCTCTGGGATGTGGGGGCCGGCTGTGGGTCTATTAGTATTGAATGGCTCAGGAGCGATCGCCGTTGTCGGGCGATCGCCATTGAACCCCATCCCCAACGGTTACAATACCTGGCCGATAATGCCGCATCTCTAGGAGTGCCTCATTTAGAGATTATCGCGGGACAAGCGCCAGAGGCATTGTCCAATTTACCGCAACCCCACTGCATTTTTATCGGCGGTGGACTCACAACTCCTGATATGTTAGAAACCTGTTGGCAAGCCTTACCCCAAGGGGGTCGTTTAGTAGTGAATGCCGTTACCGTGGAGAGTGAACAAAAGCTGTTCCAAGCGCAGCAAACTTGGGGGGGAGCGTTAACCCGAATTGCCATTCAACGGGCCCAACCCCTGGGTCGATTTCTCAGTTGGAAGGCCATGGCCCCGGTCACGCAATGGTCCGTTATTAAAGCATGA
- the cobG gene encoding precorrin-3B synthase: MNWITDANPCPGLFYGTRAQDGFLLRIRTPGGQLNLSQGRAIAQWMKEWDCESLQVTNRGNLQLRSLAIAPSPQVFAQLQHLGLGARLPQLDHLRNIMASPTAGIDSQELLDTRPWVQALDDYIQNSPHLAALPAKFSIGIDGGGSVAIGTRSRLSWEHRYNEIQLSVVAPDDSNEDSSLLFHLALGAGKHLHETGYVIPQDRGVEAVAALSQAYLHYLSDAEPLPKPGRKRRMTHILADWGLERYLHQAIRYQPQAFLKGQPLNGRPSAGAAHLGVHPQRQPGLAYIGVDLPLGQVTLAQLQGILDLVEQFGEGVLRLTPWQSLMMANIAEDQVERVLERLQELGLSGEGAEVAIAACTGKPGCSAAASATQVEAQRLLAELPQQLGLGRPVNIHLTACPKSCAQPGPAEMTLLGISLDCYHLYLGDGVDSWKHDLGPVAVGDLSRVIGRLLQSYKRERHHRDESLSDWVRRLDGVQECLR; the protein is encoded by the coding sequence GTGAATTGGATTACTGACGCGAATCCCTGTCCGGGATTGTTTTACGGGACTCGGGCCCAAGATGGATTTTTACTTCGTATTCGTACCCCTGGCGGACAGCTTAACCTGTCTCAGGGACGGGCGATCGCCCAATGGATGAAGGAATGGGACTGCGAGAGTCTGCAAGTGACGAATCGGGGGAATCTGCAACTGCGATCGCTGGCGATCGCCCCGAGTCCCCAGGTTTTCGCGCAACTTCAACATCTCGGCTTAGGGGCCCGTCTTCCGCAGTTGGATCACCTGCGTAACATTATGGCCAGTCCCACCGCCGGGATTGATTCCCAGGAACTCCTTGATACTCGTCCCTGGGTGCAGGCTTTAGATGACTATATCCAAAACTCTCCCCACCTCGCGGCTCTACCGGCCAAGTTTAGCATCGGCATCGATGGCGGTGGGTCCGTGGCGATCGGCACTCGCTCCCGCCTCTCTTGGGAACATCGCTATAACGAGATTCAATTGTCTGTTGTTGCCCCTGATGACTCCAACGAGGACTCGTCCCTCTTGTTTCATCTGGCCTTAGGGGCCGGCAAGCACCTCCATGAGACTGGATACGTGATTCCCCAAGATAGGGGTGTTGAGGCCGTCGCCGCTCTGAGTCAGGCCTATCTCCATTATCTCAGCGACGCCGAACCGTTGCCCAAACCAGGGCGAAAACGGCGGATGACCCATATTTTGGCCGATTGGGGGCTGGAACGTTATCTACATCAAGCAATCCGTTATCAGCCTCAAGCCTTCCTCAAGGGGCAACCCCTAAATGGGCGGCCCAGTGCGGGGGCCGCCCATTTAGGGGTACATCCTCAACGTCAACCGGGTTTAGCCTATATTGGCGTGGATTTGCCCTTAGGACAGGTAACTTTGGCACAGTTGCAAGGCATTCTGGATTTAGTCGAACAGTTTGGCGAGGGAGTCTTGCGGTTAACCCCTTGGCAAAGTTTGATGATGGCAAATATCGCTGAAGACCAGGTGGAAAGGGTGTTAGAGAGGTTGCAGGAGTTGGGCCTGTCGGGAGAGGGGGCCGAGGTTGCGATCGCCGCCTGTACCGGAAAACCGGGCTGTTCAGCCGCCGCCAGTGCCACCCAAGTTGAAGCCCAGCGTCTTCTGGCAGAACTCCCGCAGCAGTTGGGGTTAGGCCGGCCGGTGAATATCCATCTCACCGCTTGTCCCAAATCTTGCGCTCAACCGGGGCCGGCGGAGATGACTCTCTTGGGAATCTCCCTCGACTGCTATCACCTCTATTTAGGGGATGGGGTGGATTCCTGGAAACATGACCTGGGGCCGGTGGCGGTTGGCGACCTCTCCAGGGTGATTGGTAGATTGTTGCAGTCCTATAAACGGGAGCGTCATCATCGGGATGAGTCCCTGAGTGATTGGGTGCGACGGCTCGATGGGGTTCAGGAGTGTCTACGATGA
- a CDS encoding cobalt-precorrin-6A reductase, with amino-acid sequence MTKKRILILVGTTEGRHLAYQASRRADIEAIASLAGRTRQPDPPIANTRFGGFGGVSGLRDYLREHEIEALIDATHPFAAQISIHGVLAAREAGVPHLRLSRPPWSPQPGDRWLEVSSNAEAAERLPEVAQRVFLTIGRQELATFASLRQLWFLMRMIDPPHRETPIPPGEILLARGPFSLDEERSLLQRYQIGAIVSKNSGGEATYAKLVAARELRIPVVMVQRPTMPEMETVSDINQVLDWLDRLVGISPKHPTNN; translated from the coding sequence ATGACGAAAAAGCGAATCTTGATTTTGGTGGGGACGACAGAAGGGCGACATTTAGCTTATCAGGCCTCGCGACGGGCAGATATCGAGGCGATCGCCTCCCTGGCAGGCCGTACCCGTCAACCGGACCCCCCTATCGCCAATACTCGCTTCGGAGGTTTTGGCGGGGTTTCAGGGTTACGGGACTATCTACGGGAACACGAGATTGAGGCCCTGATTGATGCGACTCATCCGTTCGCCGCGCAAATCTCAATTCATGGGGTATTAGCGGCCCGGGAGGCTGGGGTTCCCCATCTCCGTCTCTCGCGTCCTCCCTGGTCTCCTCAACCGGGGGACCGGTGGCTGGAGGTCTCCAGTAACGCCGAAGCTGCTGAGCGCTTGCCAGAGGTGGCTCAGCGGGTGTTTCTGACCATTGGCCGTCAGGAGTTGGCCACCTTTGCCTCGTTGCGACAACTTTGGTTCCTGATGCGGATGATTGACCCCCCTCATAGGGAGACGCCGATTCCTCCAGGGGAAATTCTCCTGGCCCGGGGGCCGTTTTCCCTAGATGAGGAGCGATCACTGTTGCAAAGGTATCAAATCGGGGCGATCGTCAGTAAGAATAGTGGCGGCGAGGCGACCTATGCCAAACTGGTGGCGGCACGGGAGTTGAGGATTCCGGTGGTGATGGTACAGCGTCCCACGATGCCGGAGATGGAGACGGTCAGCGATATTAACCAAGTTTTGGATTGGTTGGATCGTCTTGTGGGGATTTCCCCAAAACACCCCACAAATAACTAG
- a CDS encoding S9 family peptidase — translation MTPSLKQKAPYGAWKSPITADLIVSESIGLGGIASDGDSLYWLESRPSEGGRTVLVRRQSDGGVEDVTPQGYNVRTRVHEYGGAAFTVADGIVYFSNFSDGRIYRQGPDAEPDALTPEGESRYADFQVDGGRDRLIGVREDHSGEGEPQNTIVAIGFNGSVEVLVSGSDFYASPRLSPDGQTLAWLSWNHPNLPWDGTELWVAQVTDNGRLTAPKKVTGGKDESVFGPQWSPDGVLYFVSDRASWWNLYRWTDNGVEPMFPLNAEFATPQWVFGMSTYTFLSAERLVCTYTQRGLWQLATLNPKSRRLQNLETPYTQMSSLTAHGDRLAFLGGSATIPSAFLLMDLDEGEVDVLRRSTQLEIDPGYLSQPQPIEFPTEDGATAYGFFYPPQNQDYDPLEAEKPPLLVKSHGGPTAAASSALRLSVQYWTSRGFAFLDVNYRGSTGFGRDYRQALDGQWGIADVDDCANGAKFLAEQGWVDGDRLAITGSSAGGYTTLAALTFRDTFKAGASYYGISDLEALATDTHKFESRYLDRLVGKYPEEKERYVARSPIHFTDRLSCPVIFFQGLEDKVVPPNQAQRMVEALQEKGLPVAYVPFEGESHGFRQGANIKQALEAEFYFYSRVFGYEPAEAIEPVEIANLD, via the coding sequence ATGACTCCTTCCCTGAAGCAAAAAGCACCTTATGGTGCTTGGAAATCTCCCATTACCGCTGATCTGATTGTTTCTGAAAGTATCGGTTTGGGGGGAATCGCCTCTGATGGGGACAGTCTCTATTGGCTCGAAAGTCGTCCCTCGGAGGGAGGGCGGACGGTGCTGGTGCGTCGTCAGTCCGATGGGGGAGTTGAGGATGTGACCCCCCAAGGCTACAACGTACGCACTCGTGTCCATGAATATGGCGGAGCGGCTTTCACGGTGGCCGATGGGATCGTCTATTTCTCCAACTTCAGCGATGGACGCATCTATCGCCAAGGCCCCGATGCTGAACCGGACGCTCTCACCCCCGAGGGAGAGTCTCGTTATGCGGATTTTCAGGTGGATGGAGGGCGCGATCGCCTGATTGGGGTGCGTGAGGACCACTCTGGCGAGGGGGAACCCCAAAATACCATTGTGGCGATCGGCTTCAACGGTTCCGTGGAGGTGTTGGTGTCAGGGAGTGATTTCTACGCCTCGCCGCGCCTGAGTCCTGATGGCCAAACCTTGGCCTGGCTGAGTTGGAATCATCCCAATTTGCCCTGGGATGGCACCGAGTTATGGGTGGCCCAGGTGACCGACAACGGACGTTTAACAGCGCCCAAGAAGGTGACGGGAGGCAAGGATGAATCGGTGTTTGGGCCCCAATGGTCTCCGGATGGAGTGTTGTATTTTGTCAGCGATCGCGCCAGTTGGTGGAATCTCTATCGCTGGACTGACAATGGGGTTGAACCGATGTTTCCTCTCAATGCGGAGTTCGCTACCCCGCAATGGGTGTTTGGGATGTCTACCTACACCTTCCTCAGTGCCGAACGGTTGGTTTGCACCTATACCCAACGGGGACTGTGGCAGTTGGCAACCCTCAACCCCAAAAGCCGGCGGCTGCAAAATCTCGAAACCCCGTATACTCAAATGTCTTCGTTAACGGCTCATGGCGATCGCCTGGCGTTCCTGGGGGGTTCGGCGACGATTCCCAGTGCTTTCCTGTTAATGGATCTTGATGAGGGGGAGGTGGATGTCTTGCGGCGATCAACGCAACTGGAGATTGATCCGGGCTATCTCTCTCAACCGCAACCGATTGAATTTCCTACGGAAGATGGGGCAACGGCCTATGGCTTCTTTTATCCCCCCCAAAACCAGGATTATGACCCCTTAGAGGCTGAAAAACCGCCGTTACTGGTGAAAAGTCATGGCGGCCCTACAGCGGCGGCCTCCAGTGCCTTGCGGCTGTCGGTTCAATATTGGACCAGTCGCGGTTTTGCCTTTTTGGATGTCAACTATCGCGGTAGTACCGGCTTTGGCCGGGATTATCGCCAGGCCTTGGATGGACAATGGGGCATCGCCGATGTGGATGATTGCGCTAACGGGGCCAAGTTTCTGGCGGAACAAGGCTGGGTAGATGGCGATCGCCTGGCCATTACCGGCAGTAGTGCCGGGGGCTATACCACCCTGGCCGCCCTCACCTTCCGGGATACCTTTAAGGCCGGTGCGAGTTACTACGGGATTAGTGATTTAGAAGCCTTAGCCACCGATACCCACAAGTTTGAGTCCCGCTATTTAGACCGCTTGGTGGGTAAGTATCCCGAGGAAAAAGAACGCTATGTGGCGCGATCGCCCATTCATTTTACCGATCGCCTCTCCTGTCCGGTGATTTTCTTCCAGGGATTAGAGGACAAAGTGGTTCCCCCCAATCAAGCCCAACGCATGGTTGAGGCCCTACAAGAAAAAGGACTCCCGGTGGCCTATGTCCCCTTTGAAGGGGAGTCCCATGGCTTTCGTCAGGGGGCCAATATCAAACAGGCCTTAGAAGCGGAGTTTTATTTCTATTCCCGTGTCTTCGGCTATGAACCGGCCGAGGCGATCGAACCGGTGGAGATTGCCAATCTAGACTAA